The DNA segment GTTTGCGGGACTGTTTCCGCTCGGAAACATCATCGGCGGCATGAAGGAACCGTGCCTTGTTTCCGGCGCGGATGGCGTAGGAACGAAAGTGCTCGTGGCGCGCGCGGCGGGTGACCTTTCGACGATCGGCATCGACTGTGTCGCGATGGTCGTGAACGACTTGATTTGTTGCGGAGCGACCCCGCTGTTCTTCCTCGACTATCTGGCGCTCGGGAAGTTCGAAAGCGGGGACGCAGACGCAATCTTGCGCGGCTTGCGCCACGGTTGCGATCTGGCGGGATGTACGTTGCTGGGCGGAGAGACGGCCGAGTTGCCAGGGCTCTTTCCAGCAGGCGATTTCGACGTCGCGGGTTTTGGCGTTGGCATCGTTGATCGTGCGGCTTTGGTTGACGGATCAAGAGTACGGGAAGGCCAGGTTGTGATTGGCCTGTCATCCTCTGGTATTCACTCCAATGGGTTGAGTCTCGCACGCAAGGTTTTGCCGGAATACGAGTCCGATGAGGACGTCGCGCGCGATTTGTTGACTCCAACAAGCATCTACGTTCGCGCGATTCAACGCGCCTTGCAGGCCGCTCCGATTTGCGGGATCGCTCACATCACCGGCGGGGGATTACCGGGCAACCTGGCGCGTGCGCTGCCAGAGAACGTGGATGTGCTACTTGATCCGGAGCAGTGGAAGCGGCCGGAGGTATTCGATCGTATCGAGCAACGTGGCGGAATCGATGCGCCGGAGATGTTCAAGACGTTCAACATGGGCATTGGAATGTGCCTTATTGTGGAAGCGGACGACGCAGAGCGATTGCTTCCGATCCTGCAGGAGGAGGCGCCCGCGCAAGTGATCGGTATCACGCTCGCGGGCACCGGGAGAGTCCACCTGAAGGGAGTCGATGGATGAACGGCTTCACCAACGCACGCGTTCTTGTGATGATGGGGTCGAAGAGTGACTGGCCCGTCATGCAAGGTTGCACGGATCGTCTGAAGAGCCTCGGAATCCCTTATGTTGTTCACGTTGCCAGTGCGCATCGCACGCCGGAGTACGTCGAGGAGCTGATCGCGAAGGCGGAAGCGAACAACGTGGAGCTCATCATCGCGGCCGCTGGAATGGCGGCGCATCTGGCTGGTGCAGTCGCCGCGCGGACGATTCTGCCCGTGATAGGGATTCCGATCGATGCGGCGCCGCTGAATGGCATCGATTCGCTGCTTTCCACGGTGCAGATGCCACCAAACATGCCGGTTCTAACCGTCGGAATCGGCCGCGCCGGTGCGGTGAACGCCGCTGTTGCCGCTGCGCAGATTCTGTCGCGCAGCGACGAGGAGCTCCGCGCACGCCTTCTCGCCGATCGAAAGGCCATGCGCGAAAACATCTTCCGCGACGACCAGGAATTGCCGCGCGATGAGTGATTTCGTCCCCGGTTTTGTCGAGCGCATTCTCTCCTGCGCGGAGCGAAACGAAAGCCGTCTGTGCGTCGGGCTCGATCCCATCCCGGGTCACATGCCGGGTGGCTTTCCCGATAACGCCGGCGGAGTGCGCGCATTTCTTCAGCGAATCATCGAGGCGACCGCCGACCTGGTTTGCGCGTACAAACCCAACGCGGCTTTCTTCGAGCGCCTCGGTGCCGACGGGTTCGGGTTGCTGCAGGAACTTCGCGAGATGATTCCGTCCGCGATTCCAATGATCCTGGATGCAAAGCGCGGCGATATTGGCAGCACG comes from the bacterium genome and includes:
- the purE gene encoding 5-(carboxyamino)imidazole ribonucleotide mutase, producing MNGFTNARVLVMMGSKSDWPVMQGCTDRLKSLGIPYVVHVASAHRTPEYVEELIAKAEANNVELIIAAAGMAAHLAGAVAARTILPVIGIPIDAAPLNGIDSLLSTVQMPPNMPVLTVGIGRAGAVNAAVAAAQILSRSDEELRARLLADRKAMRENIFRDDQELPRDE
- the purM gene encoding phosphoribosylformylglycinamidine cyclo-ligase; its protein translation is MSSSSYESAGVNIAACDAWLDSLKRDLPGIGGFAGLFPLGNIIGGMKEPCLVSGADGVGTKVLVARAAGDLSTIGIDCVAMVVNDLICCGATPLFFLDYLALGKFESGDADAILRGLRHGCDLAGCTLLGGETAELPGLFPAGDFDVAGFGVGIVDRAALVDGSRVREGQVVIGLSSSGIHSNGLSLARKVLPEYESDEDVARDLLTPTSIYVRAIQRALQAAPICGIAHITGGGLPGNLARALPENVDVLLDPEQWKRPEVFDRIEQRGGIDAPEMFKTFNMGIGMCLIVEADDAERLLPILQEEAPAQVIGITLAGTGRVHLKGVDG